One Capricornis sumatraensis isolate serow.1 chromosome 8, serow.2, whole genome shotgun sequence genomic region harbors:
- the CCR7 gene encoding C-C chemokine receptor type 7, with amino-acid sequence MKDVLVVALLVIFQVCLCQDEVTDDYIGDNTTVDYTLYESVCFKKDVRNFKAWFLPIMYSIICFVGLLGNGLVMLTYVYFKRLKTMTDTYLLNLALADILFLLTLPFWAYSAAKSWIFGVHVCKLIFGIYKISFFSGMLLLLCISIDRYVAIVQAVSAHRHRARVLLISKLSCLGIWMLAMVLSTPELMYSGIQKSSSEQALRCSLVTEHVEALITIQVAQMVVGFLIPLVAMSFCYLVIIRTLLQARNFERNKAIKVIIAVVVVFVAFQLPYNGVVLAQTVANFNITSGTSCELSKQLNIAYDVTYSLACVRCCVNPFLYAFIGVKFRSDLFKLFKDLGCLSQERLRQWSSCRHTRRSSMSVEAETTTTFSP; translated from the coding sequence GTGTGCCTCTGCCAAGATGAGGTCACGGACGATTACATCGGAGACAACACGACGGTGGACTACACGCTGTACGAGTCCGTGTGCTTCAAGAAGGACGTGCGGAACTTTAAAGCCTGGTTCCTCCCGATCATGTACTCCATCATTTGCTTCGTGGGCCTTCTGGGCAACGGGCTGGTCATGCTGACCTATGTCTATTTCAAGAGGCTCAAGACCATGACTGATACGTACCTGCTCAACCTAGCCCTGGCGGACATTCTCTTCCTTCTGACTCTCCCCTTCTGGGCATACAGCGCAGCCAAGTCCTGGATCTTTGGGGTCCACGTTTGCAAGCTCATCTTTGGCATCTACAAGATAAGCTTCTTCAGCGGCATGCTCCTGCTGCTATGCATCAGCATTGACCGCTACGTCGCCATCGTCCAGGCCGTCTCGGCCCACCGCCACCGTGCCCGCGTCCTTCTCATCAGCAAGCTCTCCTGCCTGGGCATCTGGATGCTGGCCATGGTGCTCTCCACCCCAGAGCTGATGTACAGCGGGATCCAGAAGAGCAGCAGTGAGCAGGCACTGCGGTGCTCCCTCGTCACCGAGCACGTGGAGGCCTTGATCACCATCCAGGTGGCCCAGATGGTGGTAGGCTTCCTGATCCCCCTGGTGGCCATGAGCTTCTGCTACCTTGTCATCATCCGCACCCTGCTCCAGGCACGCAACTTCGAGCGCAACAAGGCCATCAAGGTGATCATCGCCGTGGTTGTGGTCTTCGTAGCCTTCCAGCTGCCCTACAACGGGGTGGTTCTGGCCCAGACAGTGGCCAACTTCAACATCACCAGCGGCACCAGCTGCGAGCTCAGCAAGCAACTCAACATCGCCTACGATGTCACCTACAGCCTGGCCTGTGTCCGCTGCTGCGTCAACCCTTTCTTGTACGCCTTCATCGGCGTCAAGTTCCGCAGCGACCTCTTCAAGCTCTTCAAGGACCTGGGCTGCCTCAGCCAGGAGCGGCTCCGGCAGTGGTCTTCCTGCCGGCACACCCGGCGGTCCTCCATGAGCGTGGAGGCTGAGACCACCACCACCTTCTCCCCGTAG